One window from the genome of Gemmatimonadota bacterium encodes:
- a CDS encoding carotenoid biosynthesis protein, protein MSQTTKDWLLFGLAAALFLFFIALHGHAHFSDIDRIPWPILVPVAASLAFVHSWYMLGWRRASVLIACATLLSLSAEWVGQSNGWLFGPYCYTSLFGPKIGGRIPYLIPFAWYMMFYPSYVIANLVAEGRAVSNPSSRVSWVVWMALLSAAVMTAWDITMDPIMSFEAIPGTTDAAAAGATTSIPAWRWLVAVAEPTECAVATRLPPTTSTHFGVPWQNYQGWMVTSFVVFLVYRFLERRIPVHRRDLHWKPLGLARLTAIMPVSAYMAMALIDAVLGSPRIQDVHLISPFAMGITAAIASITIFTATFAVHHDDAPNHGRPPEPDGPPG, encoded by the coding sequence TTGTCACAGACCACCAAGGACTGGCTGCTCTTCGGCCTCGCAGCCGCACTCTTCCTCTTCTTCATCGCGCTGCACGGGCACGCCCATTTCTCGGACATAGACCGGATTCCTTGGCCCATCTTGGTGCCCGTTGCTGCTTCGCTGGCCTTCGTGCACTCCTGGTACATGCTCGGGTGGAGGCGCGCCTCCGTGTTGATCGCCTGCGCCACGCTCCTTTCTCTCTCGGCCGAGTGGGTCGGCCAGAGCAACGGCTGGCTGTTCGGCCCATACTGCTACACGTCTCTGTTCGGACCCAAGATCGGTGGACGCATACCGTACCTGATTCCGTTCGCCTGGTACATGATGTTCTACCCGAGCTACGTGATAGCGAATCTCGTGGCCGAGGGCAGGGCGGTGAGCAACCCGAGCTCGCGCGTCAGTTGGGTGGTCTGGATGGCGCTTCTGAGCGCGGCGGTGATGACGGCGTGGGACATCACCATGGACCCGATCATGAGCTTCGAGGCCATACCGGGGACGACGGACGCGGCGGCCGCGGGTGCGACCACCTCGATTCCCGCGTGGCGATGGCTGGTGGCCGTGGCCGAGCCAACCGAGTGCGCCGTCGCGACGCGTCTGCCGCCGACGACCAGCACCCACTTCGGGGTGCCTTGGCAGAATTACCAGGGCTGGATGGTGACCAGCTTCGTCGTGTTCCTGGTGTATAGGTTCCTCGAGCGACGCATACCGGTTCACCGCCGCGACTTGCATTGGAAGCCGCTGGGACTTGCCCGCCTCACCGCGATCATGCCGGTGTCCGCGTACATGGCGATGGCTCTGATCGACGCCGTGCTAGGTTCGCCGCGCATCCAGGACGTGCACCTGATATCCCCCTTCGCCATGGGCATCACGGCGGCGATCGCATCGATCACGATCTTCACCGCCACCTTCGCCGTGCACCACGACGACGCTCCCAATCACGGTCGGCCACCGGAACCGGACGGGCCGCCCGGGTGA
- a CDS encoding TonB-dependent receptor: MPSAGEAQATTDLRGRVLSAGAAGIPYASVGLVGRAAGVVADADGFFIITGVPLGPQRLSASRLGYRTRLVEIVATAGDQRVEIILEVQPVAIDEVSVRAASRRAERIVEAPAAVSVVEPEDARRLSVTGQLPLALAQHPGVDVVQNDVTDFNVNARGFNTSLNRRVLVLQDGRDVSLAFVGSQEWSAFSMPLEDVARIEMVRGPGSALYGANAFSGVLDIRTPRARETVGTKISVGGGSLGTARGDLRRSGLLGDGSWAYRVNVGYSSSDTWNRSRTGVGDLDREYADATEESFTAPAPGFELRPVAGQVTDGQIGTSATGSPDRLSALYATARLDRYGADGSELTVEAGGAEVQNEIVVTGGGRIQRDRAYRPWARVAWGNAGWNASFWYSGRVASDPGWSLATNTPIDDRSHVVQGELQHNRLLWEGRGRIVLGGSLRNSFIDTRETLILAADDARHDLYGSLYGQMDYFLVPELRFVAAARFDQGDIFDAQFSPKAALVYQPTFEQAIRLSVNRAFQVPNTLELFVNFPVGPPADFTALEAGLRASPLGDALLAVPDGELFSSSGAVPVLAIGNPELETERVTSVELGYRRQVGERVSFSVDTYFSRLSNFVTDLLPGVNPAFPSWTADARIDPAARDAVQQAALGGLAAVDPVSAAGLTRLPNGQTALVFSLGNAGVVDEWGVELATTAQLSDVVQLEANYSLFEFDVDSSEVVPGDQVLPNTPEHKVKLSLGYRGETGLSLRADARFVSAYDWASGIFAGPVPASQTVDLSAGYVVNDRVTIRSVATNVFDQERYQLFGGTLIRRRVLGSVTFTF; the protein is encoded by the coding sequence ATGCCCAGCGCCGGTGAGGCGCAGGCGACCACGGATCTGCGCGGCCGGGTGCTGAGCGCGGGCGCCGCCGGCATCCCGTACGCCTCGGTGGGCCTGGTCGGCCGCGCCGCTGGAGTGGTGGCCGACGCGGACGGCTTCTTCATAATCACGGGAGTGCCGCTCGGCCCACAGCGCCTGTCCGCGTCTCGGCTCGGGTACCGGACGCGCCTCGTGGAAATCGTTGCCACAGCCGGGGACCAGCGCGTCGAGATCATCCTGGAGGTCCAGCCCGTCGCCATCGATGAGGTGTCGGTTCGGGCCGCTTCCCGAAGGGCGGAGCGCATCGTCGAGGCGCCGGCCGCGGTCTCGGTCGTTGAGCCAGAGGACGCCCGCCGACTTTCGGTCACGGGCCAACTGCCGCTTGCGCTGGCACAACACCCAGGCGTCGACGTGGTGCAAAACGACGTCACCGACTTCAACGTCAACGCGCGCGGCTTCAACACTTCGCTCAATCGGCGCGTGTTGGTGCTCCAAGACGGGCGAGACGTGTCGCTAGCCTTCGTCGGCTCGCAGGAGTGGTCCGCGTTTTCCATGCCGCTGGAGGACGTAGCGCGGATCGAAATGGTGAGGGGACCCGGCTCGGCGCTCTACGGCGCGAACGCGTTCTCCGGAGTCCTGGACATCCGCACCCCGAGGGCGCGCGAGACTGTCGGCACCAAGATCAGCGTCGGCGGCGGTTCGCTAGGCACCGCCCGCGGGGACTTGCGCCGCAGCGGCCTCCTGGGCGATGGCTCCTGGGCCTACCGCGTGAATGTCGGCTACTCCAGCAGCGACACCTGGAATCGTTCGCGGACCGGTGTAGGCGACCTGGATCGCGAATACGCGGACGCGACGGAAGAGTCGTTCACCGCCCCCGCTCCCGGTTTCGAGCTGCGGCCGGTCGCAGGCCAGGTCACCGACGGTCAGATTGGCACCAGCGCAACGGGATCCCCCGATCGGCTCTCCGCCCTATACGCCACGGCGCGCCTGGACCGTTACGGCGCTGACGGGTCCGAGCTCACGGTGGAAGCGGGTGGTGCGGAGGTGCAGAACGAGATCGTCGTGACGGGCGGCGGCCGCATCCAGCGAGACCGGGCTTACAGGCCCTGGGCGCGGGTCGCCTGGGGCAACGCCGGGTGGAACGCGTCCTTCTGGTACTCCGGCCGCGTCGCCTCCGACCCTGGCTGGTCGCTGGCCACCAACACGCCGATCGACGACCGGTCGCACGTGGTGCAGGGTGAGCTGCAGCACAACCGCCTGCTGTGGGAGGGCCGCGGCCGCATCGTCCTGGGCGGTTCCCTGCGCAACAGCTTCATCGACACGCGCGAGACGTTGATACTGGCGGCGGACGACGCGCGCCACGACCTGTACGGTTCGCTCTACGGACAGATGGACTACTTCCTGGTGCCGGAGCTTCGGTTCGTCGCGGCGGCTCGCTTCGATCAGGGCGACATCTTCGACGCCCAGTTCTCGCCCAAGGCTGCGCTCGTGTATCAGCCCACCTTCGAACAGGCGATCCGGCTTTCGGTGAACCGAGCCTTCCAGGTACCCAATACCCTGGAGCTATTCGTGAATTTCCCTGTCGGCCCGCCGGCGGATTTCACGGCGCTGGAGGCGGGACTACGCGCGTCCCCGCTCGGCGACGCGCTGCTGGCCGTGCCCGACGGCGAGCTGTTCTCCAGCTCGGGCGCGGTGCCCGTTCTCGCCATCGGCAACCCGGAGTTGGAGACCGAGCGGGTCACGTCGGTCGAGCTCGGCTACCGGCGCCAGGTCGGCGAACGCGTGTCGTTTTCGGTCGACACCTACTTCTCACGCCTCAGCAACTTCGTCACCGACCTGCTCCCTGGCGTAAACCCTGCTTTCCCCTCGTGGACCGCCGATGCCCGGATCGACCCGGCCGCTCGAGACGCCGTGCAGCAGGCCGCTCTTGGCGGGCTGGCCGCGGTGGATCCGGTCTCCGCGGCGGGCCTTACCAGGCTGCCGAACGGCCAGACGGCGCTGGTGTTCTCGCTCGGCAACGCCGGAGTGGTGGACGAGTGGGGGGTCGAGCTGGCTACGACGGCACAGCTCTCGGATGTCGTCCAACTCGAGGCCAACTATTCGCTGTTCGAGTTCGACGTCGACTCGTCGGAGGTCGTGCCGGGCGACCAGGTGCTGCCCAACACTCCCGAGCACAAGGTGAAGCTATCGCTCGGCTACCGGGGCGAGACCGGCTTGAGCCTGCGCGCGGACGCGCGTTTCGTGAGCGCCTACGACTGGGCGTCGGGGATCTTCGCGGGACCGGTTCCGGCGAGCCAGACCGTGGATCTCTCCGCCGGCTACGTCGTGAATGACAGGGTCACGATCCGTTCGGTCGCCACCAACGTGTTCGATCAGGAGCGCTATCAGCTGTTCGGCGGAACGTTGATACGACGCAGGGTGCTCGGCTCGGTCACTTTCACGTTCTAG
- a CDS encoding DUF3307 domain-containing protein — translation MPPLSEQAVWLLLALLFAHWLGDFTPLATARMQKAKVAGGPVGPILAHAGVHALLVCVVIFLLRPPRWLEAFALAGALEFATHFGLDAVRAKLTAGVPALADPTHKAFWSLLGFDQFLHAAVLVAIAWIVL, via the coding sequence GTGCCACCGCTGAGCGAGCAGGCGGTGTGGCTTCTGTTGGCACTGCTGTTCGCTCACTGGCTCGGCGATTTCACACCGCTGGCCACCGCGCGCATGCAGAAGGCCAAGGTCGCCGGTGGCCCGGTGGGGCCCATCCTGGCTCACGCGGGCGTACACGCGTTGCTGGTGTGCGTGGTCATTTTTCTGCTGCGTCCACCGCGGTGGCTGGAGGCGTTCGCCTTGGCCGGCGCGTTGGAGTTCGCGACTCATTTCGGCCTCGACGCCGTCAGGGCGAAGCTGACCGCCGGCGTGCCAGCGCTCGCCGACCCCACGCACAAGGCCTTCTGGTCCCTGCTCGGCTTCGACCAGTTCCTCCATGCCGCGGTTCTCGTGGCCATCGCTTGGATCGTCCTGTGA
- a CDS encoding NAD(P)-binding protein — protein sequence MAKQRVAILGGGVGSLSTAWALTATPELREAYDVTVYSLGWRLGGKGATGRRREDGGLRVEEHGLHVWLGFYENAFAVLREAYDEMRARGLASDSPFQSWRDALKAQSFTPIGLGDGSTFWDYEWPTNADVPGEGGVFLSPWGAITEAVSLLEHLFKMVLEEEAKACLKWFGGKLRHDPIDIDPEVGRRYREAMERWQPTREEHQSVRKRERHARFDRVHPHTALKRAHHWLRSFEGDHTMHPHEHLQGVSHLLDAATGALRQHVDDHPRPASPLHLLWEMMEIAAAVFRGITNPKYGILKDWDLNRIDGYELLEWLVENGAPEVVGEVMVKPGITAARQPALRALYDLAFAYEKTKDTMVANFAAGTALRVMIRTAATYKEAVLFEMQSGMGEVIVSPIYLVLKDRGVKFELFRKVRRLELSEDKNLIQRVHMDRQVDYVDGSYDPIFYSEQGIPCWPSEPFWDRIVDGAAMKDAEVNWESSWNQWPAAGDETIELGRDFDDVVLGISLGVFKKLNEDPSMCQELMDASPAFAAMTDGLGLVPTEANQLWMTRTLKRLGWTHAKPAAVGAVEPIDIWADMSQVLAYEQWRQGEGPKSLHYLCGPLNTWDFAAPSADAAVPDRALRQVSDLVGGWLERNAKDIWPDAVTATSEFDWDVLFAPGATGRAKLDAQYLRANVDPTECCVTSVRGSTRVRLWAHESGFDNLYLSGDWARSGLNTAGVESAIMAGLEASKAICGHPETIVGGTFMQGSGGVPAGDPGSAVSGSGLPTYVTTYEYGEQVAQVPGLVYDATTYMFALESSDPAATQKTVDHFLNAPADGAVHYQVLGSHVFISFLAAKLTSIPQAIGWIPDHEAALWVPLLGTTGPDRSDPRLVWWNPYLILDNGVGTLTGREVWGFRKEIGSVAMPAQDSDPMSFVAETLVYDPLATTTEGRQEVLIAVEREGERGTLDVAWHDMKAAWREVRDLWEARQELEKMGVSGLKLLCSIVDDLLHHQVGIVNLKQFRDAEYSAKACYQAIIEGPCTVKEFRGAGPLAGEFRVTIPEWQSHRIVSALGLPGSELTAEFGWWVKMDFTADPGKTVWRAPRA from the coding sequence ATGGCCAAGCAGCGCGTTGCGATTCTGGGGGGCGGGGTCGGATCATTGTCCACGGCCTGGGCCCTCACGGCCACTCCTGAGCTCCGGGAGGCATACGACGTAACCGTGTACTCGCTGGGGTGGCGTCTGGGAGGCAAGGGCGCGACCGGTCGCCGCCGGGAGGACGGGGGCCTGAGGGTGGAGGAGCACGGCCTGCACGTCTGGCTCGGGTTCTACGAGAACGCCTTCGCCGTGCTCCGCGAAGCATACGACGAAATGCGCGCGCGCGGCCTGGCGTCCGACAGCCCCTTTCAGAGTTGGCGGGATGCGTTGAAGGCCCAGTCCTTCACGCCCATCGGGCTGGGCGACGGGTCGACGTTCTGGGACTACGAGTGGCCGACCAACGCCGACGTGCCGGGCGAGGGCGGGGTGTTCCTGTCCCCGTGGGGAGCCATCACCGAGGCCGTCTCACTTCTGGAGCACCTGTTCAAGATGGTGCTGGAGGAGGAGGCGAAGGCGTGCCTCAAGTGGTTCGGGGGAAAGCTCCGCCACGACCCCATCGACATCGATCCGGAGGTGGGGCGGCGCTACCGGGAGGCGATGGAGAGGTGGCAGCCGACCCGCGAGGAGCACCAGTCCGTGCGCAAGCGAGAGCGGCACGCGCGCTTCGACCGCGTCCACCCGCATACGGCTCTCAAGAGGGCGCACCACTGGCTGCGCTCCTTCGAGGGCGACCACACGATGCACCCACACGAACACCTGCAGGGCGTTTCGCATCTGCTCGATGCGGCGACGGGTGCGCTGCGTCAGCACGTGGACGATCACCCCCGGCCCGCCTCTCCGCTGCACCTGCTGTGGGAGATGATGGAGATAGCGGCGGCCGTCTTCCGGGGCATCACCAACCCGAAATACGGCATCCTGAAGGACTGGGACCTGAACCGAATCGACGGCTACGAGTTGCTCGAGTGGCTGGTCGAGAACGGCGCGCCCGAGGTAGTGGGAGAGGTCATGGTCAAGCCGGGCATCACCGCCGCCCGGCAGCCGGCGCTGCGCGCTCTGTACGACCTGGCGTTCGCCTACGAAAAGACCAAGGACACGATGGTCGCCAACTTCGCGGCGGGAACGGCGCTGAGGGTGATGATCCGCACCGCCGCGACCTACAAGGAGGCGGTCCTGTTCGAGATGCAGTCGGGCATGGGCGAGGTGATCGTGTCGCCCATCTACCTCGTGCTCAAGGACCGGGGCGTGAAGTTCGAGTTGTTCAGAAAGGTGCGGCGCCTGGAGCTGTCCGAGGACAAGAACCTGATTCAGCGCGTTCATATGGACCGTCAGGTCGATTATGTGGACGGGTCGTACGACCCGATCTTCTACTCCGAGCAAGGCATCCCGTGCTGGCCCAGCGAGCCCTTCTGGGACCGGATCGTGGACGGCGCCGCCATGAAGGACGCCGAGGTCAACTGGGAGTCCAGCTGGAACCAGTGGCCGGCGGCGGGCGACGAGACGATCGAGCTCGGGCGGGACTTCGACGACGTGGTGCTGGGGATCTCGCTGGGCGTGTTCAAGAAGCTGAACGAGGACCCCTCGATGTGCCAGGAGCTGATGGACGCCAGTCCGGCGTTCGCGGCCATGACGGACGGGCTCGGACTGGTGCCGACCGAGGCCAACCAGCTCTGGATGACCCGAACCCTGAAGCGCCTGGGCTGGACGCACGCCAAGCCAGCGGCGGTGGGAGCCGTCGAACCGATCGACATATGGGCGGACATGAGCCAGGTGTTGGCGTACGAACAGTGGAGGCAGGGCGAAGGCCCGAAGTCTCTTCACTACCTGTGCGGCCCCCTCAACACGTGGGACTTCGCAGCACCTTCGGCGGACGCCGCGGTCCCGGACCGCGCGCTGCGGCAGGTGAGCGACCTGGTGGGCGGGTGGCTGGAGAGGAACGCCAAGGACATCTGGCCGGACGCGGTCACCGCCACCAGCGAGTTCGACTGGGATGTCCTCTTCGCCCCGGGCGCCACCGGACGCGCCAAGCTCGACGCGCAGTACCTGCGCGCCAACGTCGACCCAACTGAATGCTGCGTCACCTCGGTCAGGGGCAGCACCCGTGTCCGCCTGTGGGCACACGAGTCAGGCTTCGACAACCTGTATTTGAGCGGCGACTGGGCCAGGTCCGGCCTCAACACCGCCGGAGTTGAGTCGGCGATCATGGCTGGCCTCGAGGCCTCGAAGGCCATCTGCGGCCACCCTGAAACCATCGTGGGAGGGACCTTCATGCAGGGAAGCGGAGGCGTACCGGCGGGCGATCCCGGGAGCGCTGTGAGCGGCAGCGGGTTGCCCACCTATGTCACGACCTACGAGTACGGCGAGCAGGTCGCCCAGGTCCCTGGGCTCGTGTACGACGCCACCACCTACATGTTCGCGCTGGAATCGAGCGACCCAGCGGCCACGCAGAAGACCGTGGACCATTTCCTCAATGCCCCGGCGGACGGGGCGGTGCACTACCAGGTGCTGGGATCGCACGTCTTCATCTCGTTCCTGGCCGCGAAACTCACCTCCATCCCGCAGGCGATCGGCTGGATTCCGGACCACGAGGCGGCTCTCTGGGTGCCGCTCCTGGGGACGACCGGCCCCGACCGGAGCGACCCGCGGCTGGTCTGGTGGAACCCGTACCTGATCCTGGACAACGGCGTGGGCACGCTGACGGGCCGCGAGGTGTGGGGCTTCCGCAAGGAGATCGGCAGCGTCGCGATGCCCGCGCAGGATTCCGACCCGATGAGCTTCGTGGCCGAGACCCTCGTTTACGACCCCCTGGCGACTACCACCGAGGGCCGCCAGGAAGTGCTGATCGCGGTGGAACGTGAAGGGGAGCGAGGCACCTTGGACGTGGCCTGGCACGACATGAAGGCCGCCTGGCGGGAGGTGCGAGACCTCTGGGAGGCGCGCCAGGAACTCGAGAAGATGGGCGTAAGCGGCTTGAAGCTGCTGTGCAGCATCGTGGACGACCTGCTCCACCACCAGGTGGGCATCGTCAACCTCAAGCAGTTCCGCGACGCCGAGTACAGCGCCAAGGCCTGCTACCAGGCGATCATCGAGGGACCGTGCACGGTGAAGGAGTTCCGCGGAGCGGGGCCGCTCGCGGGAGAATTCCGGGTGACCATCCCGGAGTGGCAGAGCCACAGGATCGTGAGCGCGCTGGGACTGCCCGGCTCGGAGCTCACAGCCGAGTTCGGCTGGTGGGTGAAGATGGACTTCACCGCGGACCCGGGGAAGACGGTGTGGAGAGCGCCTCGAGCCTAG
- a CDS encoding AAA family ATPase has product MSGTSLERRLAAFLPRYERERVAGWTDSPRDPERIDGVAAVLFADLAGFTPLTRRLAATGSAGAERLSQVLDQTFGRMVGVIERAGGDVVLFAGDAVLAAWQCMEGAEALKEAVLLAASCGKEILATLDGLEPDPEVTLRLRASVGAGQLSTLRVGGVEGHWLFLAQGEAIAQLAQVDAAGTPGQVLLSARAAALIGTAAGEPLAGGLLRFEGAQGAVPVVVPIQPAVPALDVLRAQIPRAVAHRLEAGQDDWLGEFRRLSLLFVGIGEAKDVGDFERLHSAVRSIQSALERFGGSIYSLASDDKGTALIAAFGLPPLAVQDAATRAIGAALEIHQALAAKDLASPIGVTTGTVFCGAYGGVERRHYAIVGPPINLSARLMKAAEGSILCDAATHDAAGGQVAFEASTTLSLKGFETDVVAYRPTTLATRAPVRATDQIVGRTAELRRLGSVLDSAERREGGTLIVEGEAGLGKSTLLGAFVHDADERGVRVLAGGGDSLRSSTLYFGWRSVLEGLLPSDVANRPAALRQALGEDARLNRWAPLLSAIVPVGLPENDTSREMTGETRAAGVQELVIRLLEWATQQEPTILLLEDAHWFDSPSNALIDAVARRVSNLQIVISMRPPTGPLPPELAAFANQAGVERLRLRPLGESDVQALVALALGVKRVPQELVDYVLRQAECHPFHSTELVRALRDRGLLEISGDGCRVHTESGHLEDIEAPASVQEIVLTRVDGLDAHLQLILKTASVIGRAFTVPMLRDVYPVREARARLDEGLALLADRDLIAPLDDAADGGGAFEFRHAIIEDVVYGALLFSQRRQLHRAVAEWYEHHGGLVERGRAPLLAHHWDRAEVRDRALGYLEAAGVEAVEAFSNREAVRFLSRAVELEAGGSLDVERTRRAEWERGLAEARIRLSQFHRARGHLERSLAHYGLRVHRSGVSLGASLLFHVGVQATHRLLPFVRVGGKRIRQRRAHGAMVYKRVAEVAYFDNDKLRLLHATLAALNMAEDCGAVAEQVNGFGSIAIVADLGGMSGLASRYMRRALEVAEASGRPSIIGRGHLLALIRAITRGDWDGAGASAERSTEMFAALGDRFRWETCKATYGYGFLLRGDFERAQEVYEEAARSARHGAPQAQTWARVGQLAAQLNAGAATDYAISEVERLLHAEDQSKTDLLTCSGILARAYLERGDSERALDAAIRTLEWLGGEPPAVYYPLWSIAGAADVFFALAEAGDDRAGATPFAWDGDASASARALSRLLRAHGKMFPICVPTARYYQGRLEALRGRPDRAVSLWREGAEAAQALGLTYDQALLERTASPPERPPKER; this is encoded by the coding sequence ATGTCGGGGACTTCCCTCGAACGCCGGCTGGCGGCGTTCCTTCCGCGCTACGAGAGAGAGCGGGTCGCAGGGTGGACGGATTCACCGCGCGACCCCGAGCGGATCGACGGCGTGGCCGCGGTGCTGTTCGCCGATCTGGCCGGCTTCACCCCGTTGACGCGACGCCTCGCGGCGACGGGCTCCGCGGGCGCCGAGCGCCTGTCCCAGGTCCTGGACCAGACTTTCGGCCGCATGGTCGGGGTGATCGAGCGAGCCGGAGGCGACGTGGTGTTGTTCGCCGGCGACGCGGTGCTCGCTGCATGGCAGTGCATGGAGGGCGCCGAGGCGCTCAAGGAAGCCGTGCTGCTCGCAGCGTCCTGTGGCAAGGAGATCCTCGCGACGCTGGACGGCCTCGAGCCGGACCCGGAAGTCACGCTGCGCCTGCGAGCTTCGGTGGGGGCTGGGCAGCTGAGTACGTTGCGAGTGGGCGGCGTGGAGGGGCACTGGCTTTTTTTGGCGCAAGGAGAGGCCATCGCCCAGCTGGCGCAGGTGGACGCGGCGGGCACCCCCGGTCAGGTCCTGCTGTCCGCGCGCGCGGCCGCTCTGATCGGGACGGCAGCCGGCGAACCTCTCGCGGGTGGACTCCTCAGATTCGAGGGGGCGCAGGGAGCGGTTCCAGTCGTGGTCCCGATACAGCCGGCGGTACCGGCGCTGGACGTCCTCCGTGCGCAGATCCCGAGAGCGGTGGCGCACCGGCTGGAGGCCGGCCAGGACGATTGGCTCGGCGAGTTCCGGCGGCTCTCCCTTCTATTCGTGGGAATCGGCGAGGCGAAGGACGTGGGCGATTTTGAACGCCTCCACTCTGCCGTACGGTCGATCCAGAGCGCGCTGGAGCGCTTCGGAGGGAGCATCTACAGCCTCGCCTCGGACGACAAGGGCACGGCTCTGATCGCCGCTTTCGGGCTTCCTCCGCTGGCTGTTCAGGACGCGGCGACCCGGGCCATCGGCGCGGCGCTGGAGATCCACCAAGCGCTGGCCGCCAAAGATCTGGCCTCCCCGATCGGGGTCACCACCGGGACGGTCTTCTGCGGAGCCTACGGGGGCGTCGAGCGGCGCCATTACGCCATCGTCGGCCCACCGATAAACCTTTCGGCGCGGCTCATGAAAGCGGCCGAGGGGAGCATCCTGTGCGACGCGGCAACTCACGACGCTGCCGGCGGACAGGTCGCCTTCGAAGCTTCGACTACGCTCTCGCTCAAGGGATTCGAGACGGATGTAGTCGCGTACCGGCCGACCACTCTGGCGACGCGGGCGCCGGTGAGGGCCACCGACCAGATCGTGGGACGCACGGCCGAGTTGCGCCGACTCGGCTCCGTCCTGGATTCGGCCGAGAGGCGTGAGGGCGGGACGCTCATCGTCGAGGGAGAGGCCGGACTGGGGAAGTCGACGCTGCTGGGCGCCTTCGTGCACGACGCAGATGAGCGCGGCGTGAGGGTGCTCGCAGGGGGCGGTGATTCTCTGCGCAGCAGCACCCTCTACTTCGGCTGGCGGTCGGTTCTGGAGGGCCTGCTGCCCAGCGACGTGGCGAACCGGCCGGCCGCTCTCCGGCAGGCGCTTGGGGAAGACGCAAGGCTGAACAGGTGGGCGCCGTTGCTGTCCGCCATCGTACCGGTCGGGCTGCCGGAGAACGATACCAGCCGGGAAATGACGGGTGAGACGCGGGCGGCGGGCGTCCAGGAGCTCGTCATCCGCCTGCTCGAGTGGGCGACCCAGCAGGAGCCGACGATCCTCCTGCTGGAAGACGCGCACTGGTTCGACTCGCCGTCCAACGCGTTGATCGACGCGGTGGCGCGTCGTGTGTCGAACCTGCAGATCGTGATCAGCATGCGACCGCCGACCGGCCCGCTGCCGCCGGAGCTCGCAGCGTTCGCCAATCAGGCGGGCGTCGAACGGCTGCGCCTGCGGCCTCTGGGCGAATCGGATGTCCAAGCTCTGGTCGCGCTCGCGCTGGGCGTGAAGCGCGTCCCACAGGAGCTGGTCGATTACGTCCTCCGCCAGGCCGAATGCCACCCGTTCCATTCCACGGAGCTGGTGCGAGCACTGCGCGATCGGGGCTTGCTCGAGATCTCGGGCGATGGATGCCGCGTCCACACCGAATCGGGACACCTGGAGGACATCGAGGCCCCAGCCAGCGTGCAGGAGATCGTGCTCACGCGCGTTGACGGATTGGACGCTCACCTTCAGCTCATCCTCAAGACGGCCAGCGTCATCGGCCGCGCGTTCACCGTGCCGATGCTGCGCGATGTCTATCCCGTCCGCGAAGCGCGCGCGCGCCTGGACGAAGGGCTGGCGCTGCTGGCGGACAGAGACCTCATCGCGCCGCTCGACGACGCCGCGGACGGCGGCGGGGCGTTCGAGTTCCGGCACGCGATCATTGAAGACGTGGTGTACGGCGCGCTGCTGTTCTCCCAGCGCCGACAACTGCACCGCGCCGTAGCCGAGTGGTACGAGCACCACGGCGGCCTGGTCGAGCGCGGGCGCGCGCCGCTGCTGGCGCACCATTGGGACCGCGCGGAGGTACGGGACCGCGCCCTCGGCTACCTGGAGGCCGCCGGCGTAGAGGCCGTCGAGGCGTTCTCCAATCGCGAGGCGGTGCGCTTCCTGTCTCGCGCGGTCGAGCTCGAGGCGGGCGGATCACTCGACGTAGAGCGCACGAGACGCGCGGAGTGGGAGCGCGGCTTGGCGGAGGCGCGCATCCGCCTGTCGCAGTTCCATAGGGCCCGAGGCCACCTGGAGCGCTCGCTGGCCCACTACGGCTTGAGAGTGCACCGCTCAGGCGTATCGCTCGGCGCGAGTCTGCTGTTTCACGTCGGAGTGCAAGCGACCCACCGACTGCTGCCATTCGTGCGCGTGGGCGGCAAGAGGATCCGCCAGCGACGGGCCCACGGCGCCATGGTCTACAAGCGCGTCGCGGAGGTGGCGTATTTCGACAACGACAAGCTTCGCCTCCTCCACGCCACGCTGGCAGCGCTCAACATGGCCGAAGATTGCGGCGCTGTGGCGGAGCAGGTGAACGGCTTCGGCTCCATAGCCATAGTGGCAGACCTGGGCGGCATGAGCGGGCTGGCGAGCCGGTACATGAGGCGCGCGCTGGAGGTCGCCGAGGCGTCTGGGCGCCCATCGATCATCGGGCGCGGCCACCTGCTCGCTCTCATCCGGGCGATCACCCGCGGGGACTGGGACGGCGCAGGGGCGTCGGCCGAGCGGAGTACGGAGATGTTCGCCGCTCTAGGCGACAGGTTCCGCTGGGAAACGTGCAAGGCCACCTACGGCTACGGCTTCTTGCTGCGCGGAGACTTCGAACGGGCGCAGGAGGTCTACGAGGAGGCCGCGCGATCCGCCCGCCACGGCGCACCCCAGGCCCAGACCTGGGCGCGGGTAGGCCAGCTCGCGGCCCAACTGAACGCGGGCGCCGCCACCGACTACGCGATCAGCGAGGTGGAGCGGCTTCTGCATGCGGAGGACCAGAGCAAGACAGACTTGCTGACCTGCAGCGGCATCCTGGCCAGGGCCTATCTGGAGCGCGGCGACAGCGAACGCGCCCTTGACGCGGCCATCCGCACGCTGGAGTGGCTGGGCGGCGAGCCGCCGGCGGTCTACTATCCGCTGTGGAGTATCGCCGGAGCCGCCGACGTGTTCTTCGCGCTGGCCGAGGCGGGCGACGACCGGGCGGGAGCGACCCCCTTCGCCTGGGACGGCGACGCCTCCGCAAGCGCGCGCGCTCTCTCCCGCCTGCTGCGCGCGCACGGGAAGATGTTCCCCATCTGCGTGCCCACTGCGCGCTACTACCAGGGCCGGCTGGAGGCGCTGCGCGGCCGGCCCGACCGGGCCGTGTCGCTGTGGCGCGAGGGCGCCGAGGCAGCCCAGGCCCTGGGCCTCACGTACGATCAGGCGTTGCTGGAGCGAACGGCATCGCCGCCGGAGCGTCCTCCAAAGGAGCGGTGA